In Catenulispora sp. EB89, the following proteins share a genomic window:
- a CDS encoding RHS repeat-associated core domain-containing protein, translating into MDGVLFTVVPPPGFQPFDATAVVDYSGFAGAAGADYGSRLRLVELPACVLTTPAVPACQVQKPIAGGRNDASGRKLTADVSVGSGADAFGGSSGHRISLARTDVTASVAATRLVLAATAGTSGTNGDFTATSLSPSGSWSAGGDSGAFTWSYPIAVPPVAAGSAPSVALSYDSAGIDGKTATTNNQPSWIGEGWDYSPGFIERSYRSCSTFTDLPTASQTPDNCWAGQILTLSLNGSSNALVWDPVTQQVKLQSDDGSRVQRLTGANNGALGGEYWKVTTPDGTQYFFGRGGGPGQTTQGGTSSTWTEPVFGAHSGDPCYSSSGFSSSVCTQAWRWNLDYVEDAHGNGTMYYYTPETNYYGKNGSTTGVQYTRGGYLNKIDYGLRDENGSVYGPATPDQVLFTVGERCIPGTPSGNTCADSQFTTSNSSYWPDVPIDQSCASGATCNVNAPTFWSREMLTNITTRYWNGSAYVKVDSYDLGHQFPNGGDPALWLSSITRTGYAADGSSIAMPTITTKGQLLANRVPNYNSLPPMLHWRLTDLFGDTGAVTSISYSTGCSSTTIPSDASTNTSQCMPVYWTPTGYSAPIFDWFDKYVVTKVTTRDPSALTAAEATSYAYVGPAAWHFDDNEVVKPANRTYGQFRGYGEVDVKTGDPDAHEQLTKTATFYYRGMNGDTLPGGKTRSASISNSLGETTTDDYRYLDSPYETDVFNGDGGARVSATLTDYTVAATTATRPRTGLPSLTADLVRTARTRKLTDLATGTYQTATTTSAYDGLGRVIASDASGDNVPEVCTTTAYADNTALWIRDKPSEVIQSQQACPSAGTAQSAVVADTRTFYDGSVTLGQLAGPGNATRTDVLNNTNGAAAAFFTKTSSGYDTSGRVTSSVDALGRTTGTVYTPSDGGVLTQIAVTNPASQTMTTVDNPDRGTIASSTDVAGHVTSATYDALGRMTQLWKPGRVQGTNAPNETYSYLIQTAGPEVVTGNVLVDYGTGTNYVTTAKLSDALGRPIQTQTATEGGGSQVSDTFYDGHGWTVATNDHYLISQAPSNVVQSVPINAVDARTVNTYDGTGRVTLASKYKLGNVTQTTQTIYGGDRTTVIPPTGGVITTTVKDVRGRTSELDQYTVAPTVSGNVVSGGFSQPTTYNYDALGRQTQIASSGSTWTFTLDMLGNKLSQNDPDTGISSTQYDLDNEVTSTTDARGQNLAYTYDILGRKTAEFSGSTTGTKLASWTWDTLQAGKLSNETRYTTTGNYVTGTSSYDGMGNPMAQYVTLPFQETGMKGTWTTGYSYSSTGLQLSIGPAPVAGVPGETITNTYDAFGKPVEVAGTSVTASQNMNGYGLPGQITYGGGASNNVWRSFTYDAQTLKVTDDNVTAQLATPQVNDTQYSYDPSGQITQINDTEGPKGISPVDDQCFTYDSLDRLNAAWSATDACAAAPNNGAGGNIGGPNPYWLSWTFNANGTRASQTTHALPAATGGDTTTNYSYNIGGTHSLAATITSGPNGTTGASYNYDQSGDTSSRPDATGTQNQTLNWDADGRLAKDTAAAGTTTWVYDADGNQTVRHDPGSMTLYLPGQEITRTSNGTISAIRYYSLAGTVVGEFTGQAATTEYLIGDQHSTSQIAINTGTLAVTRRAYDPFGNARGGVTGGTWPDNRGFIDAPSSAATGLSDIGARKYDPVTGRFISVDPQFNSADPQSLAGYTYSDNTPVTNSDPTGLRMICPDEDCGITHPNYGCASDGLGHVCSAAAGAAEATSAFTGGLAGASTKFASYFKSLGESITRDVTALSDGEFQSFMSDFGKFTRLVSSVANSGFAGLAPGGGILNEGSGALAKLSKLANVKSWGGATLFGAGTAVSLWSNYTTDENSRHQSPVKAVEDATVQTAADTVDTYAMTSGGMEAGAEVGLFIGGAPGAVVGAGVGAIAGFGASVFINNGINNFIGDRWDDFSSRVSDVASSAWNGATSVVSNTVSDLNPMNWSL; encoded by the coding sequence GCCGGCGCGGCCGGTGCCGACTACGGCAGTCGTCTGCGGTTGGTGGAGCTCCCGGCGTGTGTGTTGACCACGCCTGCCGTTCCTGCTTGTCAGGTGCAGAAACCGATCGCCGGCGGACGCAACGACGCCTCCGGCCGCAAGCTCACCGCTGACGTGTCGGTCGGTTCTGGCGCGGATGCCTTCGGCGGTTCGTCGGGGCACCGGATCAGTCTGGCGCGTACCGATGTGACGGCGAGTGTGGCCGCGACACGGCTGGTGCTCGCAGCTACTGCCGGGACTTCCGGAACCAACGGCGACTTCACGGCGACGTCGTTGTCGCCGTCGGGTTCGTGGTCGGCCGGCGGCGACAGCGGCGCGTTCACGTGGTCGTATCCGATCGCGGTCCCGCCGGTGGCGGCAGGTTCGGCGCCGTCGGTCGCGCTGTCCTACGACTCCGCCGGCATCGACGGCAAGACAGCGACCACCAACAACCAGCCGTCGTGGATCGGTGAGGGCTGGGACTATTCTCCGGGCTTCATCGAGCGCAGTTACCGGTCCTGCTCCACCTTCACGGATCTGCCGACGGCATCACAGACCCCTGATAACTGTTGGGCCGGGCAGATTCTGACATTGAGTCTCAACGGCAGTTCCAACGCGCTGGTCTGGGATCCGGTCACACAGCAGGTGAAGCTCCAGTCCGACGACGGATCCCGAGTCCAGCGTCTGACGGGTGCCAACAACGGCGCTCTCGGCGGTGAGTACTGGAAGGTCACCACGCCGGACGGTACCCAGTACTTCTTCGGCCGGGGCGGCGGTCCCGGGCAGACGACTCAGGGCGGTACCAGCTCGACCTGGACCGAGCCGGTTTTCGGCGCCCACTCCGGGGACCCGTGCTACAGCTCTTCGGGGTTCTCGTCTTCCGTGTGTACGCAGGCGTGGCGGTGGAACCTGGACTACGTCGAGGACGCCCACGGCAACGGCACCATGTATTACTACACGCCGGAGACCAACTACTACGGCAAGAACGGCTCCACGACCGGTGTGCAGTACACCCGCGGCGGGTATCTCAACAAGATCGACTACGGGCTGCGGGACGAGAACGGGTCGGTGTACGGCCCGGCCACGCCGGACCAGGTGCTGTTCACCGTCGGCGAGCGCTGCATACCGGGCACGCCTTCCGGGAACACCTGCGCGGATTCCCAGTTCACGACATCCAACAGCTCCTACTGGCCTGATGTGCCGATCGACCAGTCCTGTGCGTCCGGAGCCACGTGCAACGTGAACGCTCCGACGTTCTGGTCCCGGGAGATGTTGACGAACATCACCACGCGGTACTGGAACGGCTCGGCGTATGTGAAGGTCGACTCCTACGATCTGGGGCACCAGTTCCCCAACGGTGGCGATCCGGCTTTGTGGCTGAGTTCGATCACGCGTACCGGGTATGCGGCCGACGGTTCGTCGATCGCGATGCCGACGATCACGACCAAGGGCCAGCTGCTGGCCAACCGGGTGCCGAACTACAACAGCCTGCCGCCGATGCTGCACTGGCGGTTGACGGACCTGTTCGGCGACACCGGCGCGGTGACCTCGATCAGCTACTCCACCGGGTGTTCGTCCACGACGATCCCCTCAGATGCCTCCACGAACACCTCGCAGTGCATGCCGGTCTACTGGACCCCGACCGGGTACTCGGCACCGATCTTCGACTGGTTCGACAAGTACGTGGTCACCAAGGTGACGACGCGCGACCCGAGCGCCTTGACCGCAGCTGAGGCCACCAGCTACGCCTATGTGGGACCCGCGGCCTGGCACTTCGACGACAACGAGGTGGTGAAACCGGCCAACCGGACCTACGGCCAGTTTCGCGGATACGGCGAGGTCGACGTCAAGACCGGCGATCCCGACGCGCACGAGCAGCTGACCAAGACCGCGACCTTCTACTACCGCGGCATGAACGGCGACACGCTGCCCGGCGGCAAAACCCGCAGCGCGTCGATCAGCAACAGCCTTGGCGAGACCACCACCGACGACTACCGGTATCTGGACTCGCCGTATGAGACCGATGTGTTCAACGGCGACGGCGGTGCGCGGGTATCCGCGACCCTGACCGACTACACCGTAGCTGCCACCACGGCGACGCGGCCGCGTACCGGGCTTCCTTCTTTGACCGCGGATCTGGTCCGGACCGCCAGAACCAGGAAGCTCACCGACCTGGCCACCGGCACCTACCAGACCGCGACCACCACGAGCGCCTACGACGGGCTCGGCCGGGTGATCGCCTCGGATGCCAGCGGTGACAATGTGCCGGAGGTGTGCACCACCACGGCCTATGCCGACAACACGGCGCTGTGGATCAGGGACAAGCCCTCCGAGGTGATCCAGTCCCAGCAAGCGTGCCCGTCGGCCGGGACCGCGCAGTCCGCCGTGGTGGCCGACACGCGGACCTTCTACGACGGCTCGGTGACTCTTGGGCAGCTGGCCGGACCGGGTAACGCGACGCGAACCGATGTGCTGAACAACACCAACGGTGCGGCGGCCGCGTTCTTTACCAAGACCAGTTCCGGCTATGACACCTCCGGCCGCGTCACCTCCAGCGTCGATGCGCTCGGGCGCACCACCGGCACGGTATACACGCCCTCCGACGGCGGTGTCCTAACCCAGATCGCGGTCACGAACCCGGCGAGTCAGACCATGACCACGGTGGACAACCCCGACCGCGGCACCATCGCCTCCAGCACGGACGTCGCCGGCCACGTGACCTCGGCGACCTACGACGCACTGGGGCGCATGACGCAGCTGTGGAAGCCGGGTCGGGTGCAGGGCACGAACGCCCCGAACGAGACCTACTCCTACCTGATCCAGACCGCCGGCCCTGAGGTCGTGACCGGCAACGTGCTGGTCGACTACGGCACTGGCACCAACTACGTCACGACAGCCAAGCTCAGCGACGCCCTGGGCCGCCCGATACAGACTCAGACCGCGACCGAAGGCGGCGGGTCCCAGGTCTCGGATACGTTCTACGACGGCCACGGCTGGACCGTCGCCACCAACGACCACTACCTGATCAGCCAAGCCCCGTCGAATGTCGTGCAAAGCGTCCCGATCAACGCCGTCGACGCCCGCACCGTGAACACCTACGACGGGACCGGGCGCGTCACCCTGGCCAGCAAGTACAAACTGGGCAACGTCACACAGACCACGCAGACGATCTACGGCGGCGACCGGACCACGGTGATCCCGCCGACCGGCGGCGTCATCACCACCACGGTGAAGGATGTGCGCGGCCGGACCAGCGAACTCGACCAGTACACCGTCGCCCCCACCGTCAGCGGCAATGTAGTCTCCGGCGGCTTCTCCCAGCCGACCACATACAACTACGACGCTCTGGGACGGCAGACCCAGATCGCCTCCTCCGGCTCCACCTGGACGTTCACGCTGGACATGCTCGGGAACAAGCTCTCGCAGAACGACCCCGACACGGGCATCTCCAGCACCCAGTACGACCTGGACAACGAAGTCACCTCCACCACTGACGCCCGCGGGCAGAACCTCGCCTACACCTACGACATCCTCGGCCGTAAAACCGCCGAATTCTCGGGCTCGACCACCGGCACCAAGCTCGCGTCCTGGACCTGGGACACCCTGCAAGCCGGCAAGCTCTCCAACGAAACCCGGTACACCACCACCGGCAACTACGTCACCGGTACCAGCAGCTACGACGGCATGGGCAACCCCATGGCCCAGTACGTCACCCTGCCGTTCCAGGAGACCGGTATGAAGGGCACTTGGACCACCGGCTACTCGTACTCCTCGACCGGACTGCAGTTGTCCATCGGCCCCGCGCCGGTCGCGGGCGTCCCGGGCGAGACCATCACCAACACCTACGACGCCTTCGGCAAGCCGGTCGAGGTCGCGGGCACCTCCGTCACCGCGTCCCAGAACATGAACGGCTACGGGCTCCCCGGGCAGATCACCTACGGCGGCGGCGCCAGCAACAACGTGTGGCGCTCCTTTACCTACGACGCGCAGACGCTGAAGGTCACCGACGACAACGTCACCGCGCAACTGGCCACACCCCAGGTCAACGACACCCAGTACAGCTACGATCCGTCCGGCCAGATCACCCAGATCAACGACACCGAAGGCCCCAAGGGCATCTCGCCGGTCGATGACCAGTGCTTCACCTACGACAGCCTGGACCGCCTGAACGCGGCCTGGTCCGCCACCGACGCCTGCGCCGCCGCCCCGAACAACGGCGCCGGCGGCAACATCGGCGGCCCCAATCCCTACTGGCTGTCCTGGACCTTCAACGCCAACGGCACCCGCGCGTCGCAGACCACGCACGCCCTGCCCGCCGCCACCGGCGGCGACACCACCACCAACTATTCGTACAACATCGGCGGCACTCACAGCCTCGCAGCCACGATAACCAGCGGCCCGAACGGCACCACCGGCGCCAGCTACAACTACGACCAGTCCGGCGACACCAGCAGCCGCCCCGACGCCACCGGAACACAGAACCAGACGCTGAACTGGGACGCCGACGGACGGCTGGCCAAGGACACCGCCGCAGCCGGCACCACCACCTGGGTCTACGACGCCGACGGCAACCAGACCGTCCGCCACGACCCCGGATCGATGACCCTGTACCTGCCCGGCCAGGAAATCACCCGCACGTCGAACGGCACGATCAGCGCGATCCGCTACTACAGCCTCGCTGGCACCGTGGTGGGCGAATTCACCGGCCAAGCCGCCACGACCGAGTACCTCATCGGCGACCAGCACTCCACGAGCCAGATCGCCATCAATACCGGCACGCTCGCCGTCACCCGCCGAGCCTACGACCCTTTCGGCAACGCGCGCGGCGGCGTCACCGGCGGCACCTGGCCCGACAACCGCGGGTTCATCGACGCGCCGTCCTCGGCGGCCACCGGGCTGTCGGACATCGGTGCCCGCAAATACGATCCCGTCACGGGGCGGTTCATCAGCGTCGATCCACAGTTCAACTCCGCAGACCCCCAGTCACTGGCCGGATACACGTACAGCGACAACACGCCTGTGACGAACAGTGACCCGACCGGACTCCGGATGATATGTCCCGATGAGGACTGCGGAATCACTCACCCCAACTATGGATGCGCATCGGACGGCCTCGGGCACGTGTGTTCTGCGGCCGCCGGTGCAGCCGAAGCCACAAGCGCCTTCACTGGCGGGCTGGCCGGAGCCTCGACGAAGTTCGCCTCTTACTTCAAGAGTTTGGGTGAATCGATCACCCGGGACGTCACGGCCCTTTCCGACGGGGAATTCCAATCATTCATGTCGGATTTCGGCAAATTCACAAGACTGGTGAGTTCGGTCGCGAACTCCGGCTTCGCGGGCCTCGCACCCGGTGGCGGAATCCTCAACGAGGGGTCGGGTGCGCTCGCGAAACTGTCGAAGCTCGCGAACGTCAAGAGCTGGGGCGGTGCGACCCTCTTCGGGGCCGGAACGGCCGTGAGTCTGTGGTCGAACTACACGACCGATGAGAACAGCCGCCACCAGTCGCCGGTCAAGGCGGTCGAGGACGCGACGGTGCAAACCGCCGCGGACACGGTGGACACTTACGCGATGACCTCGGGCGGCATGGAAGCCGGCGCGGAGGTGGGCCTGTTCATCGGCGGGGCTCCAGGTGCGGTCGTCGGAGCAGGAGTTGGTGCGATCGCCGGGTTCGGCGCCTCGGTCTTCATCAACAACGGGATCAACAACTTCATCGGCGACAGGTGGGATGATTTCTCCAGTAGAGTGTCGGACGTCGCCAGCAGCGCGTGGAACGGCGCGACCAGCGTCGTGAGCAACACGGTTTCTGATCTCAACCCCATGAACTGGTCATTGTGA
- a CDS encoding alpha/beta hydrolase, translating into MSLDRRGVSRIVTVLILALAVAGCHGGSPRTVPSGTAHGTAATTSPATDTSSATRSCSGQLAGARALTLTTNDGVTLSAVEIGGGAKGVLLVPEAGTQGECGWMSYAGELAAKGLHVLLFDMPCQGTSTCSSSTAADEGQPGFGKEGIAAVDAALIELHSAGAKTIVMVGASAGATTALAAEAGTAEDSSPGVAAVVALSADELGTLPSEAATVHVPVFMAVADGDKYVSTVDERSLFDALGAPPTLRTLEVRPAGAGHGWDLLADDGFKGKVTDFITAQLAAGYTLWGTGARTIVLSNESDEDQGSWQAYADHLVAEGYKVAMWDYGDQDPVTGLDAIVADLRAHGSGPVFLLGASQGAKTSLVAAAGIKPPVTAVVTLSAEAIMRPGIDVSSYVKHLTCPVLLLTAAQDVYGSADAAKTFQADLPNLARTLTYDGSDHGTHLLSGSHGAKVIADIDAFLKAH; encoded by the coding sequence ATGAGCCTGGATCGGCGAGGAGTCTCCCGCATCGTGACCGTGCTGATCCTGGCGCTCGCCGTGGCGGGCTGTCACGGGGGCAGCCCGCGCACGGTGCCGAGCGGGACGGCACATGGCACGGCGGCGACTACGAGTCCTGCGACGGATACGAGTTCTGCGACAAGGTCTTGCTCCGGCCAGCTGGCCGGCGCGCGGGCGCTGACGCTCACGACCAACGACGGTGTGACGCTCTCGGCGGTGGAGATCGGTGGCGGCGCCAAGGGGGTGCTGCTGGTTCCGGAAGCCGGTACGCAGGGTGAATGCGGCTGGATGTCCTATGCCGGTGAGCTTGCTGCGAAAGGGCTGCACGTCCTGCTCTTCGACATGCCGTGTCAGGGCACGAGTACGTGCTCGTCGTCGACGGCGGCGGATGAAGGACAGCCGGGATTCGGGAAAGAAGGCATCGCGGCCGTCGATGCCGCGCTGATCGAGCTGCACTCCGCCGGTGCCAAGACGATCGTGATGGTCGGCGCGTCGGCGGGGGCGACCACGGCGCTGGCCGCCGAAGCCGGAACCGCCGAGGACTCCTCGCCAGGTGTGGCGGCGGTCGTGGCACTCTCGGCCGACGAACTGGGCACCCTGCCGTCCGAGGCCGCGACCGTCCACGTCCCCGTCTTCATGGCGGTGGCGGACGGCGACAAGTACGTGTCGACAGTCGACGAGCGCAGCCTCTTCGACGCGCTGGGGGCGCCGCCGACGCTCAGGACGCTGGAGGTGCGGCCGGCCGGCGCGGGCCACGGCTGGGATCTGTTGGCCGACGACGGATTCAAGGGCAAGGTGACCGACTTCATCACGGCGCAGCTGGCCGCCGGCTACACCCTCTGGGGCACCGGCGCGAGGACGATCGTGCTGAGCAACGAGAGCGACGAGGACCAGGGGTCGTGGCAGGCGTACGCGGACCATCTCGTCGCCGAGGGCTACAAGGTCGCCATGTGGGACTATGGCGATCAGGACCCTGTGACGGGTCTCGACGCGATCGTGGCCGATCTCCGTGCGCATGGTTCCGGGCCGGTCTTCCTGCTGGGCGCATCGCAGGGTGCGAAGACGTCGCTGGTCGCCGCGGCGGGCATCAAGCCGCCGGTGACCGCGGTGGTGACGTTGTCTGCGGAGGCGATAATGAGGCCGGGTATCGACGTTTCGAGCTATGTCAAGCATCTGACGTGCCCGGTGCTCCTGCTCACCGCTGCGCAGGACGTCTACGGATCGGCCGACGCCGCCAAGACCTTCCAGGCGGACCTGCCGAACCTGGCGCGCACCCTGACCTACGACGGTTCGGACCACGGGACACACCTGCTGAGCGGATCCCATGGGGCGAAGGTGATCGCGGA
- a CDS encoding ArsR/SmtB family transcription factor, which produces MLRIHFSPGDFARVRFLARPAPLVELKLSLMMSRRRDSALLFGRWRRDVGHSLPASTRPLWDLLQPDRGPAFLDPVSGDLEEGLELVRGTPGTVIRSDVAKLERPPTPWVRALIAQDAHAWDLLDRGLRDAYQSVLATSWNTVRERHAAEFTRFALSSAEHGVEPALAALTPGARLHEATWHLPASRDRDLHLAGRGLTLLPTFHWTHEPLIGAWPGRPLLLVYPAGPGLPPPRTATPPGDALADVLGPSRARILRLLDHPRTTTELAARAHLSLPTTSSHSAALRRAGLITTTREGRSVQHTRTDLGRMLTEAVPA; this is translated from the coding sequence ATGTTGCGGATCCACTTCAGCCCCGGCGACTTCGCCCGCGTGCGCTTCCTGGCGCGGCCCGCGCCGTTGGTGGAGTTGAAGCTGTCGCTGATGATGTCCCGCCGCCGGGATTCGGCCCTGCTGTTCGGCCGCTGGCGCCGCGACGTCGGCCACAGCCTGCCCGCCAGCACCCGGCCGCTGTGGGACCTGCTCCAGCCCGACCGCGGCCCGGCGTTCCTGGATCCGGTCTCCGGCGACCTCGAGGAGGGCCTGGAGCTGGTCCGCGGCACCCCCGGCACGGTCATCCGCTCGGACGTGGCCAAACTCGAGCGGCCCCCGACCCCCTGGGTCAGGGCCCTGATCGCGCAGGACGCCCACGCCTGGGACCTCCTCGACCGGGGACTGCGCGACGCCTACCAGTCGGTCCTGGCGACGTCCTGGAACACCGTCCGCGAACGCCACGCCGCCGAGTTCACCCGCTTCGCCCTCAGCTCCGCCGAGCACGGCGTCGAACCGGCCCTCGCCGCCCTGACCCCCGGCGCCCGGCTGCACGAGGCCACCTGGCACCTCCCGGCGTCCAGAGACCGCGACCTCCACCTCGCCGGCCGCGGCCTGACCCTCCTGCCCACCTTCCACTGGACCCACGAGCCCCTCATCGGCGCCTGGCCCGGCCGCCCGCTGCTCCTCGTCTACCCGGCCGGCCCCGGACTGCCCCCGCCCCGCACCGCGACCCCGCCGGGCGACGCCCTCGCCGACGTCCTGGGGCCCTCCCGAGCCCGCATCCTGCGCCTCCTCGACCACCCCCGCACCACCACCGAACTGGCGGCCCGAGCGCACCTCAGCCTGCCCACGACCTCCTCCCACTCAGCCGCCCTGCGCCGCGCCGGCCTGATCACCACCACGCGCGAAGGCCGCAGCGTCCAGCACACCCGCACCGACCTCGGCCGCATGCTCACCGAAGCGGTCCCCGCCTGA